In one window of Candidatus Hydrogenedentota bacterium DNA:
- the hemC gene encoding hydroxymethylbilane synthase, producing MTRLVIGTRGSELALTQSNYIAERLRAVSPGLTVEVLIISTKGDRITDVPLSQVGGKGLFTKELEVALLDGSIDLAVHSLKDLPTELPGGLAVGAIPGRENPADALISASGLGLMALRQGAKVGTSSTRRQVQLKAVRPDLELVDLRGNVPTRLKKLETEGLDAIILAAAGLNRLGLSAHITELLPPEVMLSAVGQGALGIEIRANDTALKELLSRIHDEDTAAAATAERALLSGVGGGCQVPLGALAVVRSGELHLQACACSPDGTQVVRAALSGPVDAPEALGQAVAKALIEGGASVFIRQVALDALKPKQPLAGRTVVVTRSESQGSILSDELSAMGASVIEFPTISIQEVAPDGAIPGDDAVDWLIFTSVNGVNHFASALARAGRSLAAFRSAAVCAIGPATASSLRAHGVPVSLTPEQYVAESILEALTRLEGGVAGKRFLMPRGNLARPDLPEALRAAGAEVTECVVYDTVMPVVPEETVTAMLAAAPELVVFTSSSTARNFATILGDARLESLKAKAQFASIGPITTATAKTLGLAVSIEPEEHEIPALVYGIVQHVAGQQAVTSA from the coding sequence ATGACCCGGTTGGTGATTGGAACACGGGGCAGCGAACTGGCGCTGACCCAGTCAAACTATATTGCGGAACGCCTCCGGGCGGTATCGCCGGGCCTGACGGTGGAGGTGCTGATCATCAGCACGAAGGGGGACCGGATTACGGATGTGCCCCTTTCGCAGGTGGGCGGAAAGGGGCTCTTCACGAAAGAGCTGGAAGTGGCCCTGCTGGACGGATCCATCGATCTGGCGGTGCACAGCTTGAAGGATTTGCCCACGGAGCTGCCGGGCGGTCTGGCCGTGGGCGCGATTCCCGGCCGGGAAAATCCGGCGGACGCCCTGATCAGCGCTTCGGGACTTGGGCTCATGGCCCTTCGCCAGGGCGCGAAGGTGGGGACATCGAGCACGCGCAGGCAGGTGCAACTCAAGGCGGTCCGGCCCGATCTCGAACTGGTGGACTTGCGGGGCAACGTGCCCACGCGGCTGAAGAAGCTGGAGACCGAGGGCCTGGACGCCATCATTCTCGCAGCGGCGGGCCTGAACCGACTCGGCCTGTCGGCGCACATTACGGAACTGCTCCCGCCCGAGGTGATGCTTTCGGCGGTGGGTCAGGGTGCGCTGGGCATCGAGATTCGCGCGAACGACACGGCGCTGAAAGAATTGCTTTCGCGCATACACGACGAAGACACAGCGGCGGCGGCCACCGCCGAGCGCGCGCTGCTTTCCGGCGTCGGCGGCGGTTGCCAGGTGCCACTGGGTGCGCTGGCGGTGGTGCGCTCGGGCGAGCTGCACCTCCAGGCCTGCGCCTGCAGTCCCGACGGCACCCAGGTCGTTCGCGCGGCGCTGAGCGGACCGGTCGACGCGCCGGAAGCCTTGGGACAGGCGGTGGCGAAGGCGCTGATCGAGGGGGGCGCTTCGGTCTTTATCCGCCAGGTAGCTCTGGACGCGCTGAAGCCAAAACAGCCGCTGGCGGGGCGGACGGTGGTGGTGACGCGATCCGAGAGTCAGGGCAGCATACTTTCCGACGAGCTCTCCGCGATGGGGGCGAGCGTGATTGAATTCCCCACGATTTCCATTCAAGAAGTTGCGCCCGACGGTGCGATTCCCGGCGACGACGCGGTGGACTGGCTCATCTTCACGAGCGTTAATGGCGTAAACCATTTCGCTTCGGCGCTGGCCCGGGCGGGACGAAGCCTGGCGGCCTTTCGCTCTGCGGCGGTCTGCGCGATCGGTCCGGCGACGGCTTCATCGCTGCGCGCTCATGGAGTGCCTGTGAGCCTGACGCCCGAGCAGTACGTGGCCGAGTCGATTCTGGAGGCGCTGACGCGGCTGGAGGGTGGCGTGGCCGGAAAGCGTTTCCTCATGCCCCGGGGCAATCTTGCGCGACCGGACCTGCCCGAGGCGTTGCGCGCGGCGGGCGCCGAGGTGACGGAGTGTGTGGTGTATGACACGGTGATGCCCGTGGTTCCCGAAGAGACCGTGACGGCCATGCTGGCGGCAGCGCCGGAACTGGTGGTCTTTACGAGCTCTTCCACCGCGCGGAACTTCGCGACGATCCTGGGCGATGCGCGGCTTGAGTCCCTGAAGGCGAAGGCCCAATTCGCTTCGATAGGTCCCATCACGACAGCGACCGCAAAGACGCTGGGGCTGGCCGTGAGTATCGAGCCCGAGGAGCATGAAATACCCGCACTGGTCTATGGGATCGTTCAGCATGTTGCGGGGCAACAAGCCGTGACCTCCGCCTGA
- a CDS encoding RluA family pseudouridine synthase produces MNELIEITVEEEHVGLRLDVFLAEALEDSSRSYIKKLIKDELVKVNEHVCTKPSRTMALDEVVTVDLPPSPSAWPEPEDIPLDILYEDSELIMVNKAPGMVVHPAPGHHSGTLVNAVLFRCKDFQRAGDDMGRPGIVHRLDRDTSGVMVVAKNERSFRHLAAQAAAHTFDRRYLCLVRGEFQEDRGRINANIGRSLSDRSRMAVTGIRAKEAVTNFEVLERFGIASIVGLQLETGRTHQIRVHMRFAGRPVLGDPVYGEREYKSWPISDETRAALDGLIGQALHAERLGVTHPVTGERLTFSVPPPQDFQRALDALRSHAAAQGAPRNVTEP; encoded by the coding sequence TTGAATGAGTTGATAGAAATTACAGTGGAGGAGGAGCACGTCGGTCTTCGGCTTGACGTATTTCTTGCGGAGGCGCTAGAGGACTCATCGCGCTCCTATATCAAGAAGCTAATTAAGGACGAGCTCGTCAAGGTGAACGAGCATGTCTGCACGAAGCCGAGTCGGACGATGGCGCTGGATGAAGTGGTAACGGTGGACTTGCCGCCGTCCCCTTCGGCGTGGCCGGAGCCGGAAGATATTCCGCTGGATATTCTCTACGAAGACAGCGAGCTGATCATGGTCAACAAGGCGCCGGGCATGGTGGTCCACCCCGCGCCAGGGCACCACAGCGGCACGCTGGTAAACGCGGTGCTGTTTCGGTGCAAGGATTTTCAGCGCGCGGGCGACGACATGGGCCGTCCGGGCATCGTGCACCGCCTTGACCGGGATACTTCGGGCGTCATGGTGGTGGCGAAGAACGAGCGGTCCTTCCGGCATCTGGCGGCGCAGGCCGCGGCCCACACCTTTGACCGACGCTACTTGTGCCTGGTGCGGGGCGAGTTTCAGGAGGATAGGGGCCGCATCAACGCCAATATCGGCCGCAGCCTGAGTGATCGCAGCCGCATGGCGGTGACGGGTATTCGCGCGAAGGAAGCGGTAACCAATTTTGAGGTGCTGGAGCGCTTCGGAATCGCGTCGATCGTCGGGTTGCAACTGGAGACGGGGCGTACCCACCAGATCCGCGTGCACATGCGCTTTGCGGGCCGGCCCGTGCTGGGCGACCCGGTCTATGGCGAGCGGGAGTACAAGAGTTGGCCCATCAGCGATGAAACCCGAGCGGCGCTCGACGGGCTGATCGGCCAGGCGCTCCACGCGGAGCGGCTCGGCGTGACCCACCCGGTCACGGGCGAACGGTTGACTTTCAGTGTGCCGCCCCCGCAGGATTTCCAGCGGGCGCTGGACGCCTTGAGATCGCATGCGGCGGCGCAGGGAGCGCCCCGAAACGTAACGGAACCCTGA
- the hemB gene encoding porphobilinogen synthase produces MFPMTRMRRLRRNETMRRMVRETELSVSDLILPLFVRPGSGVRNPIVSMPGQFQLSVDTLVEEAKEIQDLGIPAIILFGIPKVKDALGSQAYATDAIVCRAVEAVKKACPELCVITDVCMCEYTDHGHCGAIQPNRDGKPDVNNDETLDLLVKEALAHARAGADIVAPSDMMDGRVGEIRLALDDEDFTDVPVMAYSAKFASAFYGPFRDAAESPPSFGDRRSYQMDPANLNEAMREIELDIEEGADIIMVKPALPYLDVIRWAGDNFDLPLAAYNVSGEYAMIKAAGANGWIDERKAAMESLLSIKRAGAKMILTYWAKDAAKWMAEG; encoded by the coding sequence ATGTTTCCCATGACCCGCATGCGCAGGCTGCGCCGGAATGAGACCATGCGCCGCATGGTGCGTGAGACGGAGTTGAGCGTGTCCGATCTGATCCTGCCCCTGTTTGTGCGGCCGGGTTCGGGGGTGCGCAATCCGATCGTGTCCATGCCGGGCCAGTTCCAGTTGTCGGTGGACACGCTGGTGGAGGAGGCGAAGGAAATTCAGGATCTGGGCATACCGGCGATCATCCTCTTTGGCATTCCCAAAGTGAAGGATGCGCTGGGCAGCCAGGCCTATGCGACCGATGCCATTGTGTGCCGCGCGGTAGAGGCGGTGAAGAAAGCGTGTCCGGAATTGTGCGTCATTACGGACGTTTGCATGTGCGAGTACACGGACCACGGCCACTGCGGCGCGATCCAGCCGAACCGCGACGGCAAACCGGATGTGAACAACGACGAGACGCTTGACCTGCTGGTAAAGGAGGCGCTGGCTCACGCCCGTGCCGGCGCGGACATCGTGGCGCCGTCGGACATGATGGACGGCCGGGTTGGCGAGATACGGCTTGCACTGGACGACGAAGATTTTACGGATGTGCCCGTGATGGCCTATAGCGCGAAGTTCGCCTCGGCGTTCTACGGCCCCTTCCGCGACGCGGCGGAGTCCCCACCGAGCTTTGGCGATCGGCGATCCTACCAGATGGATCCGGCCAACCTGAACGAGGCCATGCGCGAGATCGAGCTCGATATCGAAGAAGGCGCGGACATCATCATGGTGAAGCCGGCCCTGCCCTATCTGGATGTCATCCGGTGGGCGGGGGACAACTTCGATCTGCCCCTGGCGGCCTATAACGTCTCGGGCGAGTACGCCATGATCAAGGCGGCCGGCGCAAACGGCTGGATCGACGAGCGCAAAGCGGCGATGGAATCGCTACTGTCGATCAAGCGGGCCGGCGCGAAGATGATCCTGACCTACTGGGCGAAAGACGCCGCGAAGTGGATGGCGGAGGGGTGA
- the ccsA gene encoding cytochrome c biogenesis protein CcsA has protein sequence MSILVYISHFLGNILLIGSAGAALAYLRVDQGNAQWLAGAYRSALVAMFALLAMIVFRTIQWHLVPFTTAADSLCLLAFFSLLTIFLQLGLDTSHRALLCFYLPPLALVGALSMYTAIPALSTAPRPLSGALLTAHVGLVFLAFALFFVAGINSVAYAFQAQRLKHRMTTGLFQKLPSLESLDRDLFRLIKIGYPAFAITLVVGGFWVWYEGQNLSPTWWLSPKIFMAVAMLAFYAFTFHARAAGRLRGPKLAHLVCYGTGTLIGIYLVLALLDVLNYNFYGVAG, from the coding sequence ATGTCTATTCTGGTCTATATCTCGCATTTTCTCGGGAATATCCTCCTGATCGGCAGTGCCGGCGCCGCGCTGGCGTACCTTCGGGTGGATCAAGGCAATGCCCAGTGGCTGGCAGGGGCCTATCGCAGCGCGCTGGTGGCGATGTTTGCGCTCCTGGCCATGATCGTGTTCCGCACGATCCAGTGGCATCTCGTCCCCTTTACAACCGCGGCGGACTCGCTGTGCCTGCTGGCCTTCTTTTCGCTGTTGACGATCTTTCTCCAGTTGGGCCTGGACACGTCCCACCGCGCTCTGCTCTGCTTTTATCTTCCGCCGCTGGCGCTGGTGGGGGCGTTGAGCATGTACACGGCGATTCCGGCCCTGAGCACGGCGCCCCGGCCCCTGAGCGGCGCGTTGCTGACGGCCCACGTGGGTCTGGTGTTTCTGGCCTTCGCCTTGTTTTTCGTGGCGGGTATTAACAGCGTGGCCTATGCGTTTCAGGCGCAGCGGCTCAAACACCGGATGACGACGGGCCTATTCCAGAAGTTGCCGTCGCTGGAGTCACTGGATCGGGATTTGTTCCGGCTGATTAAAATCGGCTACCCGGCTTTTGCCATCACGCTGGTGGTGGGCGGTTTCTGGGTCTGGTATGAAGGGCAGAACCTCAGTCCGACCTGGTGGCTGTCACCGAAGATCTTCATGGCGGTGGCGATGCTCGCCTTCTACGCCTTCACGTTCCATGCGCGGGCCGCGGGCCGCCTGCGCGGGCCGAAGCTGGCCCATCTGGTGTGCTACGGGACGGGCACGTTGATCGGGATTTATCTGGTGCTGGCGCTGCTGGACGTGCTGAACTACAACTTTTATGGAGTTGCCGGATGA
- a CDS encoding trypsin-like peptidase domain-containing protein has translation MKSISIVAALLALPFCLAVPADDLAEAMRGAVAKNDAAVVTVKVALKETYSYDGGSDVNEYTQDITATVISPEGLMVTSLMVVDPSVLMEEYANSEEGFDSKTEITSLKVRRGEAEEDAEIVLRDRDLDLAFLRPVKKPAEPRPFTDLAAGAQAKAFDPVIVMNRLGKVANRVSTAQLLRIDAVLDKPRMTYFVGEYAGHGAPVFVVTGECLGINVTKMLKTNSQNGMGVADEYESNMASVVISGADVLEVAKQVPAYKEN, from the coding sequence ATGAAATCTATTAGCATTGTCGCTGCCCTGCTCGCTCTTCCTTTCTGTCTGGCGGTCCCCGCCGATGACCTGGCCGAGGCCATGCGCGGCGCGGTAGCCAAGAACGATGCCGCGGTGGTGACGGTCAAGGTCGCGCTGAAAGAGACCTACTCGTACGACGGCGGGTCGGATGTGAACGAATACACGCAGGATATTACCGCGACCGTTATCTCGCCCGAGGGCTTGATGGTGACCTCGCTCATGGTCGTGGATCCTTCGGTGCTCATGGAAGAATATGCCAACAGCGAAGAGGGCTTCGACAGCAAGACGGAGATTACATCGCTGAAAGTGCGCCGGGGCGAAGCAGAGGAAGACGCGGAGATCGTGCTTCGCGACCGCGATCTGGATTTGGCCTTCCTCCGACCGGTGAAGAAGCCGGCGGAGCCACGCCCCTTTACGGATCTCGCGGCGGGCGCCCAGGCCAAGGCCTTTGACCCGGTCATCGTGATGAACCGGCTGGGCAAGGTGGCCAACCGCGTTTCCACGGCCCAGTTGCTGCGAATTGATGCCGTGCTGGACAAGCCGCGAATGACCTACTTCGTGGGCGAGTACGCGGGCCACGGAGCGCCCGTCTTCGTAGTTACCGGCGAATGCCTCGGTATCAATGTGACCAAAATGCTCAAGACCAACTCCCAGAATGGCATGGGCGTGGCCGATGAATACGAGAGCAATATGGCGAGCGTGGTGATTTCCGGTGCGGACGTGCTGGAGGTGGCGAAGCAGGTGCCGGCGTACAAAGAGAATTGA
- a CDS encoding DUF4411 family protein, which produces MLYLIDANVLIDANRDYYPLSRIPEFWEWLLYMGRTGNIKIPREILEEVTGDTAGLPNWLRRPESKEALLLEEEADPVFVSRVVYEGYATDLTEDEIEKLGRDPFLIAYGLVDPACRCVVTTESSKPSKLRANRHIPDVCRSLGVSCCNTFNMLHELDFRTDWGDL; this is translated from the coding sequence ATGCTTTACCTTATCGATGCGAACGTCCTTATCGACGCGAACCGAGATTACTACCCGCTCAGCCGAATACCCGAGTTTTGGGAGTGGTTGCTGTACATGGGGAGGACAGGAAACATCAAGATCCCGCGCGAAATCTTGGAAGAAGTGACGGGGGACACTGCCGGACTTCCGAATTGGCTGCGACGACCAGAATCAAAGGAAGCGCTTCTGCTCGAGGAGGAGGCCGACCCCGTTTTTGTTTCTCGCGTGGTCTACGAAGGTTACGCAACGGACCTTACGGAAGACGAGATCGAAAAACTGGGCCGCGACCCCTTCCTCATTGCGTATGGGCTCGTTGATCCAGCCTGTCGATGTGTTGTCACCACGGAAAGCTCGAAGCCTTCGAAGTTGCGCGCCAACCGTCACATACCCGATGTTTGCAGAAGTCTTGGGGTCTCTTGTTGCAACACGTTCAACATGTTGCACGAACTCGATTTCCGAACAGACTGGGGTGATCTCTAA
- a CDS encoding ABC transporter ATP-binding protein, whose product MDYSIETYGLRKVYEGVTAVRGLDLKVEKGCFFGFLGPNGAGKSTTIKMLTGIIAPTEGDARLLGIPLRRQPLQIKRRIGVVPEDLCLFENLTAREYLAFVGRMYKLPREVVLQRMDELLGLLNLAEANKTLILEYSHGMKKKISLAAALIHDPDLLFLDEPFEGIDAVASRTIKDVLQQMVNQGRTIFLTSHILAIVEQLCTHIGIIHKGELILQGSLAEVAQGESLENRFVEIVGRSQAESGGLSWLGGGRNG is encoded by the coding sequence ATGGACTACAGCATCGAGACCTACGGCCTCAGAAAAGTCTATGAGGGCGTCACCGCCGTGCGCGGCCTCGATCTCAAAGTGGAGAAGGGCTGTTTCTTCGGCTTCCTCGGCCCCAACGGCGCGGGCAAATCCACCACCATCAAGATGCTCACCGGCATCATCGCGCCCACCGAGGGCGACGCGCGCCTCCTGGGTATTCCCCTGCGCCGCCAGCCCCTCCAGATCAAACGCCGCATCGGCGTGGTACCGGAAGACCTCTGCCTCTTCGAAAACCTCACCGCCCGGGAGTACCTCGCCTTCGTCGGCCGCATGTACAAGCTCCCCCGCGAAGTGGTGCTCCAGCGCATGGACGAGTTACTGGGCCTGCTCAACCTGGCCGAGGCCAACAAGACTCTGATCCTCGAATACTCCCACGGCATGAAGAAGAAAATCTCCCTGGCTGCCGCCCTCATCCACGATCCCGACCTCCTCTTTCTGGACGAGCCTTTCGAGGGCATCGACGCCGTCGCTTCGCGCACCATCAAGGACGTGCTCCAGCAAATGGTGAACCAGGGCCGCACCATCTTCCTCACTTCCCACATCCTGGCCATCGTGGAACAGCTCTGCACCCATATCGGCATCATCCACAAAGGCGAGCTGATCCTCCAGGGCTCTCTGGCCGAAGTCGCCCAAGGCGAGTCCCTCGAAAACCGCTTTGTCGAAATCGTCGGGCGCAGCCAGGCCGAGTCTGGCGGACTCTCCTGGCTCGGTGGCGGACGGAACGGCTGA
- a CDS encoding glutamyl-tRNA reductase has product MTIALTGLSHHTCPVELRERLSFREDQRGEALRQLKQRLDDGGAVILSTCNRVEVYTHDNAARPEHLRNLVREFLSEWHRMEPDAFTGHLYEHHNRDAVAHLFRVTSSLDSMVVGEDQILGQVHDAYLAAQGEGATDKILHALFQRAFKVAKEVRTKTNINVGKVSVSSVAVDLAASIFGNLSEKTVLVIGSGEMGELTLKCLVEKGVGKVLVANRTLSKAEEVARIYQGEPLALSSLEHYLHAADIVITSTASEVPILGVDDFTRALRKRNKAPMFVIDIAVPRDVDPRVAQLDNVYCYDMDDLETVAAQNLESRRAELVKCLEMVEIQVDRFIDWRRGLYAEPMIVSMTQELNAIRERELEKTLSILTDLTDRQRDEVEYLSKRIVNNILQRPMNQIKQEVVREDPSRVLHLVKRLFGLEESAG; this is encoded by the coding sequence ATGACGATCGCGCTCACCGGCCTCAGCCATCATACCTGCCCCGTGGAGCTACGGGAGCGATTGTCCTTCCGGGAGGATCAACGGGGCGAGGCGCTGCGCCAGCTCAAGCAACGGTTGGATGACGGGGGCGCGGTCATTCTCAGCACGTGCAACCGCGTGGAGGTGTACACCCACGACAACGCAGCCCGCCCGGAGCACCTGCGCAATCTGGTGCGAGAGTTTCTTTCCGAGTGGCACCGGATGGAACCGGATGCGTTCACGGGGCACCTGTACGAGCATCACAACCGCGACGCCGTGGCCCATCTGTTTCGCGTGACATCGAGTCTGGACAGTATGGTGGTGGGCGAGGACCAGATTCTTGGCCAGGTGCATGATGCCTACCTGGCGGCGCAGGGCGAGGGGGCGACGGACAAGATTCTGCACGCGCTGTTCCAGCGCGCCTTCAAGGTGGCGAAGGAAGTGCGCACGAAGACAAACATCAACGTGGGCAAGGTTTCGGTGTCGTCGGTGGCGGTGGATCTGGCGGCGTCGATTTTCGGAAATCTTTCGGAGAAGACGGTGCTGGTGATCGGTTCGGGGGAGATGGGCGAACTCACGCTGAAGTGCCTGGTGGAGAAGGGTGTGGGCAAGGTGCTGGTGGCAAACCGGACGCTTTCGAAGGCCGAAGAGGTGGCCCGGATTTACCAGGGCGAGCCGCTGGCCCTTTCCTCGCTGGAGCACTATCTTCACGCGGCGGATATTGTGATAACGTCCACGGCCTCGGAGGTGCCCATTCTCGGGGTGGATGATTTTACCCGCGCGCTGCGCAAGCGCAACAAGGCGCCCATGTTCGTCATCGATATTGCGGTGCCGCGCGACGTGGATCCCCGGGTTGCGCAACTGGACAACGTCTACTGTTATGACATGGACGATCTGGAAACCGTGGCCGCGCAGAATCTGGAGTCGCGCCGGGCGGAGCTGGTGAAGTGCCTGGAGATGGTGGAGATCCAGGTGGACCGCTTCATCGACTGGCGTCGCGGCCTCTACGCGGAGCCGATGATCGTGTCGATGACGCAGGAGTTGAACGCGATTCGCGAGCGGGAGCTGGAAAAGACCTTGAGTATCCTGACGGACCTGACGGACCGCCAGCGTGATGAAGTGGAGTATTTGTCCAAGCGTATCGTGAACAACATCCTGCAACGACCCATGAACCAGATCAAGCAGGAGGTGGTGCGCGAGGACCCCAGCCGGGTCCTGCATCTGGTGAAACGACTTTTTGGTCTGGAGGAGAGTGCCGGATGA
- a CDS encoding ImmA/IrrE family metallo-endopeptidase, translating to MPGVNPEILRWARESAGLDAESAARKIALNPARGLSGQERLAQLESGAERPSRKQLVEMAKHYHRPLLTFYLPAPPRRGDRGEDFRSLSAAQPRTDDAILDALLRDIRARQGIVRAMLEAEEEAAHLPFVGSVKLSDGVDAVASSIARTINFSLDRFRQAPSPQAAFSILRDAAEEAGVFVLLKNDLGSHHTSIDVQVFRGFALADPIAPIVVVNGQDAKTALSFTLLHELTHLWLGRSGVSGTDSETAIEQFSNDVASEILLPKGELGHLHLNTQITLEELATIITSFARGRNLSSSMVAYKLLRTNAISTSRWRELSGYFRNCWLAEQRKRRERDKEKEGGPDANRVARYRLGNRLIRLTGRMVRSGALSTSKAGILLGVKGKRVEAILRAGGGES from the coding sequence GTGCCTGGCGTAAACCCAGAAATACTCCGATGGGCAAGGGAAAGCGCGGGATTGGACGCGGAAAGCGCCGCCCGGAAGATCGCCCTGAATCCCGCAAGGGGACTGTCGGGGCAAGAGCGACTCGCGCAGCTCGAGTCCGGCGCGGAGCGCCCTTCTCGCAAGCAGCTCGTAGAGATGGCGAAGCATTACCACCGTCCGCTATTGACCTTCTACTTGCCGGCCCCGCCCCGCCGCGGGGATCGTGGCGAAGACTTTCGTTCACTGTCGGCTGCTCAGCCCAGAACCGACGACGCTATTCTAGACGCCCTACTTCGTGACATTCGAGCGCGGCAAGGTATCGTTCGAGCCATGCTGGAAGCCGAGGAAGAGGCGGCACATCTTCCTTTTGTCGGTTCGGTGAAACTCTCGGACGGGGTCGATGCCGTCGCTTCGTCTATAGCGCGCACTATTAATTTTTCCCTCGACCGATTTCGACAGGCGCCGTCACCCCAGGCCGCTTTTTCCATATTGCGAGACGCGGCGGAAGAAGCCGGTGTTTTTGTTCTCCTCAAGAATGACCTCGGGAGCCACCATACAAGTATCGACGTCCAGGTTTTTCGAGGCTTTGCGTTGGCCGATCCAATTGCGCCAATCGTGGTGGTCAATGGTCAAGATGCAAAGACTGCGTTGTCCTTCACGCTACTTCACGAGTTGACGCACCTTTGGCTCGGACGTAGCGGCGTCAGCGGAACCGATTCCGAAACTGCAATCGAACAATTCTCCAATGACGTTGCAAGTGAGATACTCCTGCCAAAAGGGGAGCTTGGCCACTTGCACCTCAACACACAAATTACGCTGGAAGAGTTGGCGACAATCATCACGTCCTTCGCCAGAGGTAGAAACCTCAGCAGTTCCATGGTCGCCTATAAACTTCTGCGTACTAACGCTATTTCCACCTCCCGTTGGCGGGAGCTATCGGGCTACTTCCGTAATTGTTGGCTCGCCGAGCAACGAAAGAGACGAGAGCGCGACAAAGAAAAGGAGGGCGGCCCGGATGCCAACAGGGTCGCGCGATATCGGCTCGGAAACCGCCTAATCAGGCTAACGGGACGGATGGTGCGTTCGGGGGCGCTCTCTACTTCAAAGGCCGGAATCCTTCTCGGAGTCAAGGGCAAGCGAGTCGAAGCCATCCTGCGCGCGGGCGGCGGAGAGTCATAG